From Vitis vinifera cultivar Pinot Noir 40024 chromosome 5, ASM3070453v1, the proteins below share one genomic window:
- the LOC100247664 gene encoding cryptochrome-1 isoform X1: protein MSSDSRTVVWFRRDLRVDDNPALATAAKEGSVLPVFIWCPKEEGQFYPGRVSRWWLKQSLMHLKQSLRSLGADLLLIKAESTIEALLECIHAIGATKLVYNHLYDPISLVRDHSIKQKLMELGMSVQSYNGDLLYKPWDIYDDKGNAFTTFEAYWNKCLSMQMEFVSLLPPWRLVPAAGKVNNCSIEELGLEDESEKSSNALLGRGWSPGWSNADKALTEFIEQHLFDYSKKRLKVEGNSTSLLSPYLHFGELSVRKVLHSVRMKQLLWVKEGNSVWEESVDLFLRAIGLREYSRYLCFNFPSTHERPLLSNLKHFPWHAHHVHFKAWRQGRTGYPLVDAGMRELWATGWIHNRIRVIVSSFAVKFLLLPWKWGMKYFWDTLLDADLESDILGWQYISGSLPDGHELDRLDSPEIQGSNYDPEGEYVRHWLPELARVPTEWIHHPWDAPFTVLKSAGVELGQNYPKPIIEIDLARERLTEAIFMMWEKDAATKVANSNGTNEEVVDNSDSIENLSIANVSVKEKTPCPTSSSHDQRVPTFQNSKSGLLNRKRAKCIEDEKLSQNNLHNYDHGCGTSRADEDLRSTAESSSAKKQATSRTSFSVPQSCSSSSEGNPLQEYESPGLKQPWPEQIVWEKTSSKDEYQNLQNPFKLNDLNYLVWSQLVRTFLKGKGKRSHLIILVPSEDNPKFIAWDKEDSMIMSWLWNSM from the exons ATGAGTAGCGACTCGAGGACTGTTGTTTGGTTTAGGAGGGATCTCAGGGTTGATGATAATCCTGCTTTAGCCACTGCGGCTAAGGAGGGTAGTGTTCTCCCTGTCTTTATATGGTGTCCTAAAGAAGAAGGACAATTCTACCCAGGTCGGGTTTCAAGGTGGTGGCTGAAGCAGTCTCTTATGCACTTGAAACAGTCATTGAGATCTCTTGGGGCTGACCTTCTTTTGATCAAAGCCGAATCTACCATCGAGGCTCTTCTGGAGTGTATCCATGCTATTGGAGCCACAAAACTAGTATATAATCATCTTTATG ATCCCATTTCCCTTGTTCGTGACCACAGCATCAAACAAAAACTGATGGAGCTTGGCATGTCAGTGCAAAGCTACAATGGAGATTTATTGTATAAGCCATGGGACATATATGATGATAAAGGAAATGCTTTTACTACTTTTGAGGCTTATTGGAACAAGTGCTTGAGCATGCAGATGGAATTTGTTTCACTTCTTCCTCCATGGCGATTAGTGCCAGCTGCAG GGAAAGTTAACAATTGTTCGATTGAGGAATTGGGTCTTGAAGATGAGTCAGAAAAATCTAGCAATGCTTTACTAGGAAGAGGATGGTCTCCTGGTTGGAGCAATGCTGACAAGGCTCTAACTGAATTTATTGAGCAGCATCTGTTTGACTACTCAAAGAAAAGGCTCAAGGTGGAGGGGAATTCCACATCTCTCTTGTCTCCATATCTTCATTTTGGAGAATTAAGTGTGAGGAAAGTTCTACATTCCGTCCGAATGAAGCAATTACTGTGGGTGAAAGAAGGGAACTCTGTCTGGGAAGAGAGTGTGGATCTTTTTCTCAGGGCAATTGGCTTAAGAGAATATTCACGGTACCTTTGTTTCAACTTCCCATCCACTCATGAGAGACCGTTGCTTAGCAACTTGAAACACTTCCCTTGGCATGCTCACCATGTCCACTTTAAGGCTTGGAGACAGGGTCGTACTGGTTACCCATTAGTAGATGCAGGAATGAGAGAGCTTTGGGCAACTGGGTGGATTCATAATAGAATAAGAGTGATCGTTTCAAGTTTTGCTGTCAAGTTTCTGCTTCTTCCATGGAAATGGGGGATGAAATACTTCTGGGACACACTTTTAGATGCTGATTTGGAAAGTGATATCCTTGGTTGGCAGTATATCTCAGGGAGCTTACCTGATGGTCACGAGCTTGACCGTTTGGACAGCCCAGAG ATTCAAGGCTCCAACTATGATCCAGAGGGTGAATATGTGAGACATTGGCTGCCTGAGCTAGCAAGAGTGCCCACTGAGTGGATCCATCATCCTTGGGATGCTCCCTTTACTGTGCTTAAATCTGCAGGGGTAGAGTTGGGACAAAACTATCCAAAACCTATTATTGAGATAGATTTGGCTAGAGAGCGTCTAACTGAAGCTATATTTATGATGTGGGAAAAGGATGCTGCCACAAAAGTTGCAAACTCAAATGGGACAAATGAAGAAGTTGTCGATAACTCTGATAGTATTGAAAACTTATCCATTGCAAACGTCAGTGTGAAAGAAAAGACTCCTTGCCCTACCAGTTCATCCCATGATCAGAGGGTGCCCACATTTCAGAATTCCAAGAGTGGTTTGTTAAATAGGAAGAGGGCAAAGTGTATTGAAGATGAGAAGCTGTCTCAAAATAACCTGCACAACTACGACCATGGATGTGGGACTTCAAGAGCAGATGAAGATTTGCGCTCTACAGCTGAATCTTCTTCAGCCAAGAAGCAGGCCACTAGCAGAACTTCGTTCTCTGTTCCACAGTCTTGTTCCTCATCATCAGAAGGCAATCCTTTGCAGGAGTATGAATCTCCTGGTCTGAAGCAACCATGGCCAGAACAGATTGTCTGGGAAAAAACTTCAAGTAAAGATG AATATCAAAATCTGCAAAATCCATTCAAACTCAATGACCTCAATTATTTGGTGTGGTCTCAACTAGTGCGAACGTTTttgaaaggaaaaggaaaacgGAGTCATCTAATTATACTTGTTCCAAGTGAAGACAATCCAAAGTTTATAGCATGGGATAAAGAGGATTCAATGATTATGTCATGGTTGTGGAATTCAATGTAA
- the LOC100242532 gene encoding actin-depolymerizing factor, producing the protein MSFRGSNASSGMGVADHCKATYLELQRKKVHRYVIFKIDEKKKEVVVEKTGGPAESYDDFTASLPENDCRYAIYDFDFVTSENCQKSKIFFIAWSPSVSRIRAKMLYATSKDRFRRELEGIHYEIQATDPTEMDLEVLRERAN; encoded by the exons ATGTCGTTCAGAGGG TCAAATGCTTCATCTGGCATGGGTGTTGCTGATCACTGCAAAGCCACATACCTGGAACTACAGAGGAAAAAGGTGCACCGTTATGTGATTTTTAAGATTgatgagaagaaaaaggaagttGTGGTGGAAAAGACTGGTGGTCCAGCTGAGAGCTATGATGATTTCACTGCTTCCTTACCTGAGAATGATTGCCGCTATGCAATTTATGACTTTGATTTTGTTACTTCTGAGAACTGCCAAAAGAGCAAGATATTCTTCATTGCATG GTCCCCTTCAGTATCTCGAATCCGTGCCAAGATGCTGTATGCTACATCCAAAGATCGGTTCAGGCGGGAGCTAGAGGGCATCCATTATGAGATTCAGGCTACTGACCCGACCGAGATGGATCTTGAAGTGCTTAGAGAGCGTGCAAACTGA
- the LOC100247664 gene encoding cryptochrome-1 isoform X2, producing MSSDSRTVVWFRRDLRVDDNPALATAAKEGSVLPVFIWCPKEEGQFYPGRVSRWWLKQSLMHLKQSLRSLGADLLLIKAESTIEALLECIHAIGATKLVYNHLYDPISLVRDHSIKQKLMELGMSVQSYNGDLLYKPWDIYDDKGNAFTTFEAYWNKCLSMQMEFVSLLPPWRLVPAAGKVNNCSIEELGLEDESEKSSNALLGRGWSPGWSNADKALTEFIEQHLFDYSKKRLKVEGNSTSLLSPYLHFGELSVRKVLHSVRMKQLLWVKEGNSVWEESVDLFLRAIGLREYSRYLCFNFPSTHERPLLSNLKHFPWHAHHVHFKAWRQGRTGYPLVDAGMRELWATGWIHNRIRVIVSSFAVKFLLLPWKWGMKYFWDTLLDADLESDILGWQYISGSLPDGHELDRLDSPEIQGSNYDPEGEYVRHWLPELARVPTEWIHHPWDAPFTVLKSAGVELGQNYPKPIIEIDLARERLTEAIFMMWEKDAATKVANSNGTNEEVVDNSDSIENLSIANVSVKEKTPCPTSSSHDQRVPTFQNSKSGLLNRKRAKCIEDEKLSQNNLHNYDHGCGTSRADEDLRSTAESSSAKKQATSRTSFSVPQSCSSSSEGNPLQEYESPGLKQPWPEQIVWEKTSSKDGPSHGEDDWAC from the exons ATGAGTAGCGACTCGAGGACTGTTGTTTGGTTTAGGAGGGATCTCAGGGTTGATGATAATCCTGCTTTAGCCACTGCGGCTAAGGAGGGTAGTGTTCTCCCTGTCTTTATATGGTGTCCTAAAGAAGAAGGACAATTCTACCCAGGTCGGGTTTCAAGGTGGTGGCTGAAGCAGTCTCTTATGCACTTGAAACAGTCATTGAGATCTCTTGGGGCTGACCTTCTTTTGATCAAAGCCGAATCTACCATCGAGGCTCTTCTGGAGTGTATCCATGCTATTGGAGCCACAAAACTAGTATATAATCATCTTTATG ATCCCATTTCCCTTGTTCGTGACCACAGCATCAAACAAAAACTGATGGAGCTTGGCATGTCAGTGCAAAGCTACAATGGAGATTTATTGTATAAGCCATGGGACATATATGATGATAAAGGAAATGCTTTTACTACTTTTGAGGCTTATTGGAACAAGTGCTTGAGCATGCAGATGGAATTTGTTTCACTTCTTCCTCCATGGCGATTAGTGCCAGCTGCAG GGAAAGTTAACAATTGTTCGATTGAGGAATTGGGTCTTGAAGATGAGTCAGAAAAATCTAGCAATGCTTTACTAGGAAGAGGATGGTCTCCTGGTTGGAGCAATGCTGACAAGGCTCTAACTGAATTTATTGAGCAGCATCTGTTTGACTACTCAAAGAAAAGGCTCAAGGTGGAGGGGAATTCCACATCTCTCTTGTCTCCATATCTTCATTTTGGAGAATTAAGTGTGAGGAAAGTTCTACATTCCGTCCGAATGAAGCAATTACTGTGGGTGAAAGAAGGGAACTCTGTCTGGGAAGAGAGTGTGGATCTTTTTCTCAGGGCAATTGGCTTAAGAGAATATTCACGGTACCTTTGTTTCAACTTCCCATCCACTCATGAGAGACCGTTGCTTAGCAACTTGAAACACTTCCCTTGGCATGCTCACCATGTCCACTTTAAGGCTTGGAGACAGGGTCGTACTGGTTACCCATTAGTAGATGCAGGAATGAGAGAGCTTTGGGCAACTGGGTGGATTCATAATAGAATAAGAGTGATCGTTTCAAGTTTTGCTGTCAAGTTTCTGCTTCTTCCATGGAAATGGGGGATGAAATACTTCTGGGACACACTTTTAGATGCTGATTTGGAAAGTGATATCCTTGGTTGGCAGTATATCTCAGGGAGCTTACCTGATGGTCACGAGCTTGACCGTTTGGACAGCCCAGAG ATTCAAGGCTCCAACTATGATCCAGAGGGTGAATATGTGAGACATTGGCTGCCTGAGCTAGCAAGAGTGCCCACTGAGTGGATCCATCATCCTTGGGATGCTCCCTTTACTGTGCTTAAATCTGCAGGGGTAGAGTTGGGACAAAACTATCCAAAACCTATTATTGAGATAGATTTGGCTAGAGAGCGTCTAACTGAAGCTATATTTATGATGTGGGAAAAGGATGCTGCCACAAAAGTTGCAAACTCAAATGGGACAAATGAAGAAGTTGTCGATAACTCTGATAGTATTGAAAACTTATCCATTGCAAACGTCAGTGTGAAAGAAAAGACTCCTTGCCCTACCAGTTCATCCCATGATCAGAGGGTGCCCACATTTCAGAATTCCAAGAGTGGTTTGTTAAATAGGAAGAGGGCAAAGTGTATTGAAGATGAGAAGCTGTCTCAAAATAACCTGCACAACTACGACCATGGATGTGGGACTTCAAGAGCAGATGAAGATTTGCGCTCTACAGCTGAATCTTCTTCAGCCAAGAAGCAGGCCACTAGCAGAACTTCGTTCTCTGTTCCACAGTCTTGTTCCTCATCATCAGAAGGCAATCCTTTGCAGGAGTATGAATCTCCTGGTCTGAAGCAACCATGGCCAGAACAGATTGTCTGGGAAAAAACTTCAAGTAAAGATG GACCAAGCCACGGGGAGGACGATTGGGCATGCTAA
- the LOC100264820 gene encoding metallothionein-like protein type 2, which yields MPGCGGDCDCGSSCKCGSGYGGCGCKMYRDKSFSEGSTTTETIIAGVAPVKTHFEGAEMGVGAENGCKCGANCQCDPCTCK from the exons ATGCCTGGCTGCGGAGGAGACTGTGATTGTGGGTCTAGCTGCAAGTGCGGCAGCGGCTATGGAGG ATGCGGATGCAAGATGTACCGGGACAAGAGTTTCTCAGAGGGCAGCACCACCACCGAGACCATCATTGCCGGTGTTGCACCTGTGAAGAC GCACTTTGAGGGAGCTGAGATGGGCGTGGGAGCAGAGAACGGATGCAAGTGCGGAGCCAACTGCCAGTGTGATCCCTGCACTTGCAAATGA
- the LOC100252772 gene encoding phosphoenolpyruvate carboxylase kinase 1 has protein sequence MSEALRRDYQVCEEIGRGRFGTVFRCISVESGDSFACKSIDKIILADDSIDRQCIEGEAKIMHLVSGHSNVVQIFDVYEDDTHLDIILELCSSSDLFDRIADRVFSEAEAAAVMKPLMEAVAHCHRRGVAHRDIKPDNIFFDEWNRLKLGDFGSAECFREGELMSGIVGTPYYVAPEVIAGREYSEKVDVWSAGVILYIMLAGIPPFYGESSMEIFEAVLRANLRFPARIFHSVSTAAKDLLRRMICKDVSRRFTAEQVLRHPWMTSVGETRTEADLT, from the exons ATGAGCGAAGCATTGAGGAGAGACTACCAGGTGTGCGAAGAGATCGGCCGGGGGCGATTCGGAACTGTTTTCCGGTGCATCTCGGTGGAGTCCGGCGACTCTTTCGCTTGCAAATCCATCGATAAAATCATCCTTGCCGACGATTCCATCGACCGCCAATGCATCGAGGGGGAGGCGAAGATTATGCATCTTGTCTCCGGTCACTCTAACGTTGTTCAGATCTTCGACGTCTACGAAGACGACACTCACCTCGACATCATTCTCGAGCTCTGTAGCTCCTCCGATCTCTTCGATCGTATTGCCGACCGAGTCTTTTCCGAGGCAGAGGCGGCCGCTGTGATGAAGCCGCTGATGGAAGCGGTGGCTCACTGTCACCGACGAGGCGTGGCTCACCGGGACATTAAGccggataatatcttttttgaTGAGTGGAATCGTTTGAAACTTGGGGATTTTGGCTCGGCCGAGTGCTTTAGGGAGGGCGAGTTGATGAGCGGAATCGTCGGGACGCCGTACTATGTGGCGCCGGAGGTAATCGCCGGAAGGGAGTACAGTGAGAAGGTTGATGTTTGGAGTGCGGGGGTGATTTTGTACATAATGCTGGCCGGTATCCCTCCTTTTTACGGCGAGTCTTCGATGGAGATTTTCGAGGCGGTGCTTCGCGCGAATCTCCGGTTCCCGGCGAGAATATTTCACTCGGTATCAACGGCAGCAAAGGATCTCTTGAGGAGGATGATCTGTAAGGACGTTTCAAGGCGTTTCACGGCAGAACAAGTTCTAA GACATCCATGGATGACAAGCGTTGGTGAGACAAGAACAGAGGCAGATCTAACTTGA
- the LOC100247664 gene encoding cryptochrome-1 isoform X3, producing the protein MSSDSRTVVWFRRDLRVDDNPALATAAKEGSVLPVFIWCPKEEGQFYPGRVSRWWLKQSLMHLKQSLRSLGADLLLIKAESTIEALLECIHAIGATKLVYNHLYDPISLVRDHSIKQKLMELGMSVQSYNGDLLYKPWDIYDDKGNAFTTFEAYWNKCLSMQMEFVSLLPPWRLVPAAGKVNNCSIEELGLEDESEKSSNALLGRGWSPGWSNADKALTEFIEQHLFDYSKKRLKVEGNSTSLLSPYLHFGELSVRKVLHSVRMKQLLWVKEGNSVWEESVDLFLRAIGLREYSRYLCFNFPSTHERPLLSNLKHFPWHAHHVHFKAWRQGRTGYPLVDAGMRELWATGWIHNRIRVIVSSFAVKFLLLPWKWGMKYFWDTLLDADLESDILGWQYISGSLPDGHELDRLDSPEIQGSNYDPEGEYVRHWLPELARVPTEWIHHPWDAPFTVLKSAGVELGQNYPKPIIEIDLARERLTEAIFMMWEKDAATKVANSNGTNEEVVDNSDSIENLSIANVSVKEKTPCPTSSSHDQRVPTFQNSKSGLLNRKRAKCIEDEKLSQNNLHNYDHGCGTSRADEDLRSTAESSSAKKQATSRTSFSVPQSCSSSSEGNPLQEYESPGLKQPWPEQIVWEKTSSKDGTMEG; encoded by the exons ATGAGTAGCGACTCGAGGACTGTTGTTTGGTTTAGGAGGGATCTCAGGGTTGATGATAATCCTGCTTTAGCCACTGCGGCTAAGGAGGGTAGTGTTCTCCCTGTCTTTATATGGTGTCCTAAAGAAGAAGGACAATTCTACCCAGGTCGGGTTTCAAGGTGGTGGCTGAAGCAGTCTCTTATGCACTTGAAACAGTCATTGAGATCTCTTGGGGCTGACCTTCTTTTGATCAAAGCCGAATCTACCATCGAGGCTCTTCTGGAGTGTATCCATGCTATTGGAGCCACAAAACTAGTATATAATCATCTTTATG ATCCCATTTCCCTTGTTCGTGACCACAGCATCAAACAAAAACTGATGGAGCTTGGCATGTCAGTGCAAAGCTACAATGGAGATTTATTGTATAAGCCATGGGACATATATGATGATAAAGGAAATGCTTTTACTACTTTTGAGGCTTATTGGAACAAGTGCTTGAGCATGCAGATGGAATTTGTTTCACTTCTTCCTCCATGGCGATTAGTGCCAGCTGCAG GGAAAGTTAACAATTGTTCGATTGAGGAATTGGGTCTTGAAGATGAGTCAGAAAAATCTAGCAATGCTTTACTAGGAAGAGGATGGTCTCCTGGTTGGAGCAATGCTGACAAGGCTCTAACTGAATTTATTGAGCAGCATCTGTTTGACTACTCAAAGAAAAGGCTCAAGGTGGAGGGGAATTCCACATCTCTCTTGTCTCCATATCTTCATTTTGGAGAATTAAGTGTGAGGAAAGTTCTACATTCCGTCCGAATGAAGCAATTACTGTGGGTGAAAGAAGGGAACTCTGTCTGGGAAGAGAGTGTGGATCTTTTTCTCAGGGCAATTGGCTTAAGAGAATATTCACGGTACCTTTGTTTCAACTTCCCATCCACTCATGAGAGACCGTTGCTTAGCAACTTGAAACACTTCCCTTGGCATGCTCACCATGTCCACTTTAAGGCTTGGAGACAGGGTCGTACTGGTTACCCATTAGTAGATGCAGGAATGAGAGAGCTTTGGGCAACTGGGTGGATTCATAATAGAATAAGAGTGATCGTTTCAAGTTTTGCTGTCAAGTTTCTGCTTCTTCCATGGAAATGGGGGATGAAATACTTCTGGGACACACTTTTAGATGCTGATTTGGAAAGTGATATCCTTGGTTGGCAGTATATCTCAGGGAGCTTACCTGATGGTCACGAGCTTGACCGTTTGGACAGCCCAGAG ATTCAAGGCTCCAACTATGATCCAGAGGGTGAATATGTGAGACATTGGCTGCCTGAGCTAGCAAGAGTGCCCACTGAGTGGATCCATCATCCTTGGGATGCTCCCTTTACTGTGCTTAAATCTGCAGGGGTAGAGTTGGGACAAAACTATCCAAAACCTATTATTGAGATAGATTTGGCTAGAGAGCGTCTAACTGAAGCTATATTTATGATGTGGGAAAAGGATGCTGCCACAAAAGTTGCAAACTCAAATGGGACAAATGAAGAAGTTGTCGATAACTCTGATAGTATTGAAAACTTATCCATTGCAAACGTCAGTGTGAAAGAAAAGACTCCTTGCCCTACCAGTTCATCCCATGATCAGAGGGTGCCCACATTTCAGAATTCCAAGAGTGGTTTGTTAAATAGGAAGAGGGCAAAGTGTATTGAAGATGAGAAGCTGTCTCAAAATAACCTGCACAACTACGACCATGGATGTGGGACTTCAAGAGCAGATGAAGATTTGCGCTCTACAGCTGAATCTTCTTCAGCCAAGAAGCAGGCCACTAGCAGAACTTCGTTCTCTGTTCCACAGTCTTGTTCCTCATCATCAGAAGGCAATCCTTTGCAGGAGTATGAATCTCCTGGTCTGAAGCAACCATGGCCAGAACAGATTGTCTGGGAAAAAACTTCAAGTAAAGATG GAACTATGGAAGGTTAG